A stretch of the Agromyces larvae genome encodes the following:
- the hpf gene encoding ribosome hibernation-promoting factor, HPF/YfiA family, producing the protein MELNIVGRNLGVTDRFRAYVTEKAEKVSHLAERAISLDVKLTRHNEKNGNPGSDRVELTLVGRGPVVRAEADGTDKYAAFDVALGRLLERIRRAKDRRKVHRGQRRPTSLREAADDGFSGVGMQAADVEVLERVRTGAIPVVDEAPAEDDDVYCPVVIRRKVFASGPMTVDDALYFMELVGHDFYLFVDAETGRPSVVYRRKGWDYGLIGLDERAEASGDADAREPQRVTA; encoded by the coding sequence ATGGAACTGAACATCGTCGGACGAAACCTGGGGGTCACCGATCGATTCCGTGCCTACGTCACCGAGAAGGCCGAAAAGGTCTCCCACTTGGCCGAGCGCGCGATCTCGCTGGACGTCAAGCTGACGCGCCACAACGAGAAGAACGGCAACCCCGGGTCCGACCGCGTCGAGCTCACCCTCGTCGGCCGCGGGCCGGTGGTCCGCGCCGAAGCCGACGGCACCGACAAGTACGCGGCGTTCGACGTCGCCCTGGGGCGGCTGCTCGAGCGCATCCGCCGCGCGAAGGACCGCCGCAAGGTGCACCGCGGGCAGCGCCGACCCACCTCGCTGCGCGAGGCCGCGGACGACGGCTTCAGCGGCGTGGGCATGCAGGCCGCCGACGTCGAGGTGCTCGAGCGCGTGCGCACCGGGGCCATCCCGGTCGTGGACGAGGCTCCCGCCGAAGACGACGACGTGTACTGCCCGGTGGTCATCCGACGCAAGGTGTTCGCTTCCGGACCGATGACGGTCGATGACGCGCTCTACTTCATGGAGCTGGTCGGCCACGACTTCTACCTGTTCGTCGACGCCGAGACCGGGCGCCCGAGCGTCGTCTACCGGCGCAAGGGCTGGGACTACGGGCTCATCGGGCTCGACGAGCGCGCCGAGGCATCCGGGGACGCCGATGCGCGCGAGCCGCAGCGCGTGACGGCCTGA
- the secA gene encoding preprotein translocase subunit SecA, which produces MASILEKVLRVGEGRTLKRLENYAKAINALEDDFISLTDEELKHETVELRERYANGESLDDLLPEAFAAVREASRRTLGLRHFDVQLMGGAALHLGNIAEMKTGEGKTLVATTAAYLNALTSRGVHVVTVNDFLASYQSELMGRVFRALGMTTGCIVAGQNPAQRREQYAADITYGTNNEFGFDYLRDNMAWQASDMVQRGHYFAIVDEVDSILIDEARTPLIISGPASGEANRWFNEFARLAERLVPGEDYEVDEKKRTVGVLEPGIEKVEDYLGIDNLYESANTPLISFLNNSIKAKALFKRDKDYVVMNGEVLIVDEHTGRILVGRRYNEGIHQAIEAKEGVQVKAENQTLATVTLQNYFRLYEKLSGMTGTAETEAAEFMSTYKLGVVPIPTNKPMVRIDQPDLVYKNEESKFAQVVEDIVERHKKGQPVLVGTTSVEKSEYLSRLLAKKGVRHEVLNAKNHAREAAIVAQAGRLGAVTVATNMAGRGTDIMLGGNAEFIAVQKMHEKGLSPAETPDEYEAEWDTVFEAVKAEVDVEAQKVLAAGGLYVLGTERHESRRIDNQLRGRSGRQGDPGESRFYLSLTDDLMRLFNAGAAESLMARGVPDDVAIESKVVTRAIRSAQSQVEARNAEIRKNVLKYDDVLNRQREAIYSDRRHILEGDDLHERTQRFLEDVIDEVLDQHTAEGNPDEWDFDALWTELKTLYPINITIDEVVAEAGEKGRVNRDFIRREILSDARLAYQRREEQLGSPAMRELERRVVLSVIDRRWRDHLYEMDYLKDGIGLRAMAQRDPLVEYQREGFAMFQQMMGAIREETVGFLFNLEVEVAQQGAAPTIEAKGLSRPQAPAEKLSYSAPSDSGGVEVRNQRGQVQQAATQRARRAVAAQQAPQQPQQPPARGAFGQPASGDAAGQEPQNRAQRRAQERRGN; this is translated from the coding sequence GTGGCTTCGATTCTGGAAAAGGTCCTTCGCGTCGGCGAGGGCCGAACCCTGAAGCGGCTCGAGAACTACGCGAAGGCGATCAACGCCCTCGAAGACGACTTCATCTCCCTCACCGACGAGGAGCTGAAGCACGAGACGGTCGAGCTGCGCGAGCGGTACGCGAACGGCGAGTCGCTCGACGACCTGCTGCCCGAGGCGTTCGCCGCGGTGCGCGAGGCCTCGCGTCGCACGCTGGGTCTGCGCCACTTCGACGTGCAGCTCATGGGCGGTGCCGCCCTGCACCTCGGCAACATCGCCGAGATGAAGACCGGTGAGGGCAAGACGCTCGTCGCGACCACGGCCGCGTACCTGAACGCGCTCACCAGCCGCGGCGTGCACGTGGTCACCGTGAACGACTTCCTCGCGTCGTACCAGTCCGAGCTCATGGGTCGCGTGTTCCGCGCGCTCGGCATGACCACCGGATGCATCGTCGCCGGGCAGAACCCGGCCCAGCGCCGCGAGCAGTACGCCGCCGACATCACCTACGGCACGAACAACGAGTTCGGCTTCGACTACCTGCGCGACAACATGGCGTGGCAGGCCAGCGACATGGTGCAGCGCGGCCACTACTTCGCGATCGTCGACGAGGTCGACTCGATCCTCATCGACGAGGCGCGCACGCCGCTCATCATCTCGGGTCCGGCGTCGGGTGAGGCGAACCGCTGGTTCAACGAGTTCGCGCGGCTCGCCGAGCGGCTCGTCCCCGGCGAGGACTACGAGGTCGACGAGAAGAAGCGCACGGTCGGCGTGCTCGAGCCGGGCATCGAGAAGGTCGAAGACTACCTCGGCATCGACAACCTGTACGAGTCGGCCAACACCCCGCTCATCTCGTTCCTGAACAACTCGATCAAGGCGAAGGCGCTGTTCAAGCGCGACAAGGACTACGTCGTGATGAACGGCGAGGTGCTCATCGTCGACGAGCACACCGGCCGCATCCTGGTCGGCCGCCGGTACAACGAGGGCATCCACCAGGCCATCGAGGCGAAGGAGGGGGTGCAGGTCAAGGCCGAGAACCAGACCCTCGCCACCGTCACGCTGCAGAACTACTTCCGCCTCTACGAGAAGCTGTCCGGCATGACCGGCACCGCCGAGACCGAGGCAGCCGAGTTCATGTCGACGTACAAGCTCGGCGTGGTGCCGATCCCCACGAACAAGCCGATGGTGCGCATCGACCAGCCCGACCTCGTGTACAAGAACGAGGAGTCGAAGTTCGCCCAGGTCGTCGAAGACATCGTCGAGCGCCACAAGAAGGGCCAGCCGGTGCTGGTCGGCACGACGAGCGTCGAGAAGAGCGAGTACCTCTCGCGCCTGCTCGCCAAGAAGGGCGTGCGGCACGAGGTGCTGAACGCGAAGAACCACGCCCGTGAGGCCGCGATCGTCGCGCAGGCCGGCCGGCTCGGCGCCGTCACCGTCGCCACCAACATGGCCGGCCGCGGCACCGACATCATGCTCGGCGGCAACGCCGAGTTCATCGCCGTGCAGAAGATGCACGAGAAGGGCCTGTCGCCCGCCGAGACGCCCGACGAGTACGAGGCCGAGTGGGACACCGTGTTCGAGGCGGTCAAGGCCGAGGTCGACGTCGAAGCGCAGAAGGTGCTCGCCGCCGGCGGGCTGTACGTGCTCGGCACCGAGCGGCACGAGTCGCGCCGCATCGACAACCAGCTGCGCGGCCGGTCGGGGCGTCAGGGCGACCCCGGCGAGAGCCGGTTCTACCTGTCGCTGACCGACGACCTGATGCGCCTGTTCAACGCGGGCGCCGCCGAGAGCCTGATGGCCCGCGGCGTGCCCGACGACGTGGCGATCGAGTCGAAGGTCGTCACCCGGGCCATCCGCTCGGCGCAGTCGCAGGTCGAGGCGCGCAACGCCGAGATCCGCAAGAACGTGCTGAAGTACGACGACGTCCTCAACCGCCAGCGCGAGGCGATCTACTCCGACCGCCGGCACATCCTCGAGGGCGACGACCTGCACGAGCGCACCCAGCGGTTCCTCGAGGACGTCATCGACGAGGTGCTCGACCAGCACACCGCCGAGGGCAACCCCGACGAGTGGGACTTCGACGCCCTCTGGACCGAGCTGAAGACGCTCTACCCGATCAACATCACGATCGACGAGGTCGTCGCCGAGGCGGGCGAGAAGGGCCGCGTCAACCGCGACTTCATCCGCCGCGAGATCCTGTCCGACGCGAGGCTCGCGTACCAGCGCCGCGAAGAGCAGCTCGGTTCGCCCGCGATGCGCGAGCTCGAGCGCCGCGTCGTGCTGTCGGTGATCGACCGCCGCTGGCGCGACCACCTCTACGAGATGGACTATCTGAAGGACGGCATCGGCCTGCGCGCCATGGCCCAGCGCGACCCGCTGGTCGAGTACCAGCGCGAGGGCTTCGCCATGTTCCAGCAGATGATGGGTGCGATCCGCGAGGAGACGGTCGGATTCCTCTTCAACCTCGAGGTGGAGGTCGCCCAGCAGGGGGCCGCACCGACCATCGAGGCGAAGGGGCTCAGCCGGCCGCAAGCTCCCGCTGAGAAGCTCAGCTACTCGGCGCCGAGCGACTCGGGCGGCGTCGAGGTGCGCAACCAGCGCGGTCAGGTGCAGCAGGCGGCGACCCAGCGCGCCCGTCGCGCCGTCGCGGCCCAGCAGGCGCCCCAGCAGCCGCAGCAGCCCCCGGCCCGTGGGGCGTTCGGCCAGCCCGCCTCGGGCGACGCCGCCGGCCAGGAGCCGCAGAACCGCGCCCAGCGGCGCGCCCAGGAGCGCCGCGGCAACTGA